The Synechococcus sp. M16.1 genome includes the window ATGGATGCAGTGCTGGCCATGCGCCTGGAGAAGGGCACCAAGGCGCTGATGCTGGAAGCAGCCAAGGCGCTCACGGCCGATCAAGCGCTCACGGCCTACGCCATGGCCTCAGAACTGATGCGCTCGGATGGGCCCTATTCCGCCGAAGAGCGGCGACGACTGGATCTGCTGGCCTTGATGCTCTCGATCTCGCAGGTGGAGGCTGAGCGCATCGATTCGGTTTTTGAGTTGCTGCACGCCCCCCTGGAGCCAGCCCTTCTGGTCAATGGCGCGCCTTAGGCCGCACGCTTGTCATCACCGAACCAGATGCCCCGGCGGCTGTCGGGCAGACGGACCACGGCGCGCTCATAGCGCTGGCGGCAGCTGCGGGCACGGAGATGCTCTTCTGCCTCTTGAAGCAGCTGTTGCAGCCTGACGTCGTCCATGGCGTTGCCTAGATGCCCACCCATTCAGGCCACGATCCGAGCGGCGTCAATAGGCCACGTTCAACTCGTCAGATCCGTAGCGGAGCAGGAAATCCGCTTCGGATTGATCGGAGAGCAGCAGACAGGTGTGGTCGT containing:
- a CDS encoding tellurite resistance TerB family protein, which codes for MNVVTAFAAVGLTAVSWDDTLSRAGARAFRHALDYREPYCRMSENDVVLLMDAVLAMRLEKGTKALMLEAAKALTADQALTAYAMASELMRSDGPYSAEERRRLDLLALMLSISQVEAERIDSVFELLHAPLEPALLVNGAP